A single window of Liolophura sinensis isolate JHLJ2023 chromosome 6, CUHK_Ljap_v2, whole genome shotgun sequence DNA harbors:
- the LOC135466475 gene encoding N-acetylglucosamine-6-sulfatase-like isoform X2 — protein MIRTFTWENPMKKTKKLIGDEGIIFNNAFVTSPLCCPSRSSILTGKYIHNHNALNNSISGNCSSPAWQAGPEKHTFITYIKQRGYNTFFAGKYLNQYGKRTAGGVKHVPPGWDWWMGLVGNSRYYDYKLSINGTKEKHGEVYKQDYLTDLVNRKALEFLSYQTENTPFFMMLSTPACHAPFTPAPQYAQNFSDLRAPRIPNYNVHGSDKHWLIRAARNPMSESSVNITDCAFRNRWRTLLSVDDMVEDVVNTLQQKGLLDNTYIFFTSDNGFHLGQFSLPIDKRQLYEFDVRVPLMVRGPGIPARQVKQEVVLNIDLAPTFVKLAGGQPASDMDGVSITPLLMSEQQHPKPQPLMEDRFLVEHFGESHNVIPGCPQLTNQSVANCKPDCICEDAKNNTFLCLRKISAQENIKYCELDDNEGFVEYYDLNSDPFEMKNTAKLLPPGVRENYSQTLSALAICQGVSCWAPHRQSHLS, from the exons acaaaaaagctgaTTGGAGATGAAGGGATCATTTTTAATAATGCG TTTGTGACCAGCCCGCTATGTTGTCCGAGTCGCTCCAGTATACTAACTGGGAAGTACATCCACAACCATAACGCTCTAAATAACTCCATCTCTGGGAACTGTAGCAGTCCAGCCTGGCAGGCAGGCCCAGAGAAACACACATTTATCACATACATTAAACAGAGAGGCTACAACACCTTCTTTGCAGGGAAGTATTTAAATCAG TATGGAAAACGTACAGCAGGCGGTGTAAAACATGTACCCCCAGGCTGGGACTGGTGGATGGGACTGGTAG GAAATTCTCGTTATTATGATTATAAGCTGTCCATCAACGGAACAAAGGAGAAACATGGTGAGGTGTATAAACAAGATTACCTCACCGACCTTGTT AACAGGAAAGCCTTAGAGTTTCTGAGTTACCAGACAGAGAACACTCCATTCTTCATGATGCTGTCCACCCCAGCATGCCATGCCCCCTTCACCCCTGCTCCGCAGTATGCCCAGAACTTCTCAGACCTCCGAGCTCCCAGGATACCcaactacaatgtacatggcaGT GATAAGCACTGGTTGATAAGGGCTGCCAGAAATCCTATGTCAGAATCCTCGGTGAATATCACAGATTGCGCCTTCAGAAACAG ATGGAGGACCCTGTTGTCTGTCGATGACATGGTGGAAGATGTGGTGAACACATTACAGCAGAAAGGTTTGCTGGATAACACCTATATCTTCTTCACAAGTGACAATGGATTCCACCTGG GTCAGTTTTCTCTGCCGATTGACAAGCGCCAGTTATACGAGTTTGACGTCAGGGTTCCACTGATGGTGAGAGGGCCTGGTATACCAGCACGACAGGTTAAGCAA GAAGTGGTTTTAAACATCGACCTTGCTCCGACATTTGTGAAGCTAGCAGGAGGCCAGCCAGCCTCAGATATGGATGGGGTCTCCATCACACCACTGCTCATGTCAGAACAACAACATCCTAAACCCCAGCCACTTATGGAGGACAGGTTCCTGGTGGAGCATTTTGGCGAGTCTCACAATGTTATACCAGGATGTCCCCAGCTGACCAATCAGTCAGTGGCT AACTGCAAGCCAGACTGCATATGTGAAGATGCCAAAAATAATACATTCCTCTGTCTAAGGAAAATAAGTGCccaggaaaacataaaatattgtgAATTAGATGATAATGAG GGCTTTGTGGAGTATTACGATCTGAATTCTGACCCTTTTGAGATGAAAAACACAGCCAAGCTTTTGCCTCCTGGTGTTAGAGAGAATTATTCACAAACTTTGTCAGCATTGGCCATCTGTCAGGGAGTCAGTTGTTGGGCCCCCCACAGGCAATCACACCTGTCTTAA
- the LOC135467580 gene encoding uncharacterized protein LOC135467580, with translation MRRRQRKLKQDDKIEVKRPCPSDPGIIPCFDGKKPATGPALKMNKVFRLRVERARREVSLPVRQRENVWDSNAYGYKGPRLASRSSSYILESPSVAGVPYILTPSHPPQPCPGTAPGPNKLDVIGALTWRAWTDIKTRLHKVLQTLVNMLSSRKREDKSTSTSEDSA, from the exons ATGCGACGGAGACAACGCAAGTTAAAACAAGATGACAAAATCGAGGTGAAGCGACCCTGTCCTTCTGACCCGGGAATAATTCCATGTTTTGATGGAAAGAAACCTGCCACTGGCCCAGCGTTGAAGATGAATAAAGTGTTTAGGCTTAGGGTGGAGCGTGCCAGACGAGAGGTGAGCCTTCCCGTACGACAACGGGAGAATGTCTGGGACTCTAATGCCTACGGTTACAAGGGACCAAGGCTTGCAAGTAGATCCTCCTCCTACATCCTAGAATCCCCCAGTGTAGCCGGGGTACCATACATCCTCACACCATCACATCCGCCCCAACCTTGCCCAGGGACAGCGCCCGGCCCTAACAAGTTAGATGTCATTGGGGCATTGACATGGAGGGCGTGGACAG ATATCAAGACACGATTACACAAGGTACTCCAAACACTAGTCAACATGCTTTCTTCCAGAAAACGTGAAGACAAGAGCACATCCACAAGTGAAGACAGTG CCTGA